One part of the Leptolyngbya sp. FACHB-261 genome encodes these proteins:
- a CDS encoding UDP-N-acetylmuramoyl-L-alanyl-D-glutamate--2,6-diaminopimelate ligase, translated as MNLRQLLDAAGVKAAVNLPLTADITGLSSDSRACKPGDLFIGLPGTQVDGGSFWPKALANGAVAALVSPQVSPDAKAPVLQVDDLVSVCARLAAAFYGYPAQQLKLAGVTGTNGKTTTTHLIEALLQATGQPTALLGTLYARWPGVEAHAAAHTTPFAIELQAQLAEALAAGSRYAVLEVSSHALAQGRVRECPFEVAVFTNLTQDHLDYHRDLEDYFQAKALLFGPDYLKGRAIVNLDDPYGAKLLAQIPAERCWTYSTHNRQADLWTEQLTYSSAGVTGTLHTPMGSTTLHSPLVGEFNVANVLAAVGAALHLGVSLETIAQTLPNFGGVPGRVERVQVEGQDISVIVDYAHTPDSLENVLRSTRPFIAGELICVFGCGGDRDRTKRPRMGEIAARLSDRVYVTSDNPRTEDPQGILQDILAGIPASVDPVVEVDRRQAIAQAIQSARPGDGVLIAGKGHEDYQILGTTKIHFDDREEARAVLLERQAAQT; from the coding sequence ATGAATCTACGCCAACTGCTGGACGCTGCTGGAGTGAAGGCTGCAGTGAATCTGCCCCTGACAGCTGACATTACCGGCCTCAGCAGCGATTCCCGCGCTTGTAAGCCTGGAGACCTGTTCATCGGTCTGCCTGGCACCCAAGTTGATGGTGGAAGCTTCTGGCCCAAAGCCTTGGCGAACGGTGCTGTTGCGGCATTGGTGTCGCCCCAGGTTAGCCCAGACGCCAAGGCTCCGGTCTTGCAGGTCGATGACTTGGTGAGCGTTTGCGCTCGTTTGGCAGCAGCTTTCTATGGCTATCCCGCCCAACAGCTCAAGCTGGCAGGGGTCACCGGCACCAACGGCAAGACTACGACCACCCATCTGATCGAGGCGCTGCTGCAAGCCACTGGCCAACCGACGGCTCTGCTAGGAACTCTGTATGCCCGTTGGCCCGGAGTTGAAGCGCATGCAGCCGCTCACACCACGCCCTTTGCCATTGAGCTACAGGCACAACTGGCAGAAGCCCTAGCTGCAGGTAGTCGCTATGCCGTTCTGGAAGTTAGTTCTCACGCCTTGGCTCAGGGGCGAGTGCGCGAGTGCCCTTTCGAGGTGGCTGTGTTCACCAATCTCACGCAAGACCACCTGGACTACCACCGCGATCTGGAAGACTATTTCCAAGCCAAAGCATTGCTATTCGGGCCTGATTACCTCAAAGGTCGCGCCATCGTAAACCTGGACGATCCCTATGGGGCTAAACTGCTAGCCCAAATTCCAGCCGAGCGCTGCTGGACTTACAGTACTCACAACCGCCAAGCTGACCTCTGGACTGAGCAACTGACCTATAGCTCAGCTGGAGTCACCGGCACCCTACACACCCCAATGGGCTCTACTACCCTGCACTCCCCCTTGGTCGGTGAGTTCAATGTCGCCAATGTCTTGGCCGCAGTGGGAGCCGCTCTGCACTTGGGCGTTAGCTTAGAAACGATTGCCCAAACCCTGCCAAACTTCGGGGGTGTGCCAGGACGGGTAGAACGGGTACAGGTTGAGGGTCAGGACATCAGCGTGATTGTCGATTACGCCCACACGCCTGACAGCTTAGAGAATGTGCTGCGCTCGACTCGGCCGTTCATTGCTGGTGAGTTGATCTGTGTCTTTGGCTGTGGCGGTGACCGGGACCGAACCAAGCGCCCCCGCATGGGCGAGATTGCAGCTCGGCTGAGCGACCGCGTTTATGTCACATCTGACAATCCTCGCACCGAAGACCCTCAAGGCATTTTGCAAGACATCCTGGCAGGCATTCCAGCGTCTGTAGACCCCGTGGTGGAGGTCGATCGGCGTCAAGCGATTGCGCAGGCCATTCAATCGGC